A single Pedobacter sp. PACM 27299 DNA region contains:
- a CDS encoding RagB/SusD family nutrient uptake outer membrane protein, whose amino-acid sequence MKKSTYLLLTVLFFTGQSFFSCKKALEQPPLGSLTQEILTNKNGVNGLLIGAYAALDGMAGGNTSFGGGDVYGGSPSNWVFGAIAGGDASKGSDGTDQPAIDPIAKFYADATNSFFNAKWRALYEGVKRTNDVLMILAKATDLTPEERVGIQAEDKFLRGHYYFELKKMWNMVPWIDENTTMYNQPNNTDIWARITEDLKFAYENLPPTQSEIGRVNKWAAGAYLAKAYLYQHKFKEARDLFDVVIASGVTSSGKKYKLNDEFADNFKPSKEDNSEVVFAIQMSANVDANGPSLGNNGDMLNFPYGESPFGCCGFFQPSIDLVNHYRTDEQTGLPYLSNYNDHAVANDMGIKGAEPFQPDQGTLDPRLDWTAGRRGIPYLDWGNYPGETWIRDQRYGGPYGPKKNIYWQATRATDEDKTTWAPGSSINYLVIRFADVLLMAAEAEAQAGSLVKAQDYVDIVRARAANPVGWVYQYLDAGNPLAGFSNVPAANYKINVYPAGDFSGKGKDYALSAIYFERKIELAMEGHRFFDLVRWGIAETELNAYFNYQGKLTSDVRNGKFIKGKNDIYPIPQRQIDLSNVGGGSVLKQNPGYN is encoded by the coding sequence ATGAAAAAATCAACATATCTATTGTTAACTGTATTATTCTTTACAGGACAATCATTTTTTTCTTGCAAGAAAGCATTAGAACAACCGCCCCTGGGATCCTTGACACAGGAAATTCTGACCAATAAAAACGGAGTAAATGGTTTATTAATCGGTGCTTATGCTGCACTGGATGGGATGGCTGGCGGAAACACTTCTTTTGGTGGTGGTGATGTTTATGGCGGCTCTCCAAGCAATTGGGTATTTGGCGCAATTGCCGGTGGGGATGCCTCTAAAGGAAGTGATGGAACCGATCAGCCAGCAATAGATCCCATTGCTAAATTCTATGCAGATGCGACAAACTCCTTTTTCAATGCCAAATGGAGAGCTTTATATGAAGGGGTCAAAAGGACAAATGATGTTTTGATGATTTTAGCTAAGGCGACGGATCTGACGCCTGAAGAACGCGTAGGAATCCAGGCTGAGGATAAGTTTTTAAGAGGACATTATTATTTTGAGTTGAAGAAAATGTGGAATATGGTGCCTTGGATTGATGAGAACACCACCATGTACAACCAGCCTAACAATACCGATATCTGGGCCAGGATCACCGAGGACCTAAAATTTGCTTACGAGAATTTACCCCCTACACAGTCGGAGATTGGCAGAGTCAATAAATGGGCAGCAGGGGCTTACCTCGCTAAAGCTTATTTGTACCAGCATAAATTTAAGGAAGCACGAGATTTATTTGATGTCGTGATCGCTTCAGGAGTCACCAGCAGCGGTAAGAAATACAAACTGAATGATGAATTCGCAGATAATTTTAAACCTAGTAAAGAAGACAATTCCGAAGTGGTTTTTGCAATTCAGATGTCGGCAAACGTAGATGCTAATGGTCCTTCATTAGGAAATAACGGCGATATGCTGAATTTCCCTTATGGCGAGAGTCCTTTTGGTTGCTGTGGGTTTTTTCAGCCTTCTATTGATTTGGTCAATCATTATAGAACGGATGAACAAACTGGCCTGCCATACCTGAGCAATTATAATGACCATGCTGTAGCCAATGATATGGGAATTAAAGGTGCTGAACCTTTTCAGCCGGACCAGGGAACTTTAGATCCCCGATTGGACTGGACAGCAGGAAGACGTGGGATTCCATATTTAGACTGGGGCAATTATCCTGGAGAAACCTGGATCAGAGATCAGCGTTATGGTGGTCCGTACGGTCCTAAAAAAAATATTTACTGGCAGGCAACCCGAGCAACTGATGAAGATAAAACAACCTGGGCGCCAGGTTCTTCTATCAATTATCTGGTGATTCGTTTTGCTGATGTACTCTTGATGGCTGCGGAGGCCGAAGCACAGGCAGGAAGTCTGGTTAAAGCTCAGGACTATGTAGATATAGTAAGGGCACGTGCGGCAAACCCAGTGGGCTGGGTATATCAATACCTGGATGCTGGAAATCCTTTAGCAGGGTTTTCAAATGTACCTGCAGCAAATTATAAAATTAATGTTTATCCTGCCGGCGATTTTTCTGGAAAAGGAAAAGACTATGCTTTATCTGCCATTTATTTTGAGCGTAAAATTGAGCTGGCTATGGAAGGTCATCGTTTCTTTGACCTGGTACGCTGGGGAATCGCGGAAACTGAGCTGAATGCTTATTTTAATTACCAGGGGAAATTAACTTCTGATGTTAGAAATGGAAAATTTATAAAGGGTAAAAATGATATTTACCCGATTCCACAGCGACAAATTGATTTGAGCAATGTAGGTGGGGGATCTGTACTCAAACAAAATCCAGGATACAATTAG
- a CDS encoding SusC/RagA family TonB-linked outer membrane protein: MRISVSQIFLVILFTCSTFAKKAEAQGVLNKEISININEGKIKQLLQEIQSLTKVKFIYSPSAIRSERITSLNVVNRRLGDILVEVLGPLNITYKVVDQHILLYDKGSLAAVAAGVEKPVVIIKGQVTSVKGETLPGVSVKIKGTSIGAMTDLNGNYAINVVSADVTLVFTYIGFMTKEVAAGGKTVVNVQLTEEPTSLGEVVVVGYSTQKKKDLTGAVSVVNVSEMLKQPTASVANLLQGQASGVTVLGSGQPGEEPQIKIRGINTFGNNSPLYVVDGVPTESVADINPNDIESVQVLKDAGSASIYGSRAANGVIVISTKKGKGKVQVTYDAYYGTQRPKTGNVWNILNPTEMATLKRQMLINSGETNLNDDLYGNGPTYVLPDYILPKGAKEGDPSVNPSLYNVIPFFTSDAEYKKFYRITRANKTGTNWYEEIFSPAPITSHNVAVSGGSDQGNYLLSANYFNQQGTLMNTYLERYTLRSNTQFNISKKLRVGENLSYSISTNPKIGGLTGDNAIGHAFREQPIIPVYDIRGNFAGSYGGALGDAFNPVAMLTRTKNNKATDNRLFGNVYIEADLPAALTLRSSFGGSNSNGNSRAFVYPQYENAENNTSNSYSESSYASFDYTWTNTLSFNKQFGLHSLKALVGTEYLRNRYSTMSGSNRGYFSFDPNYTNLTTGSGPKDTNSERIASAMFSLIGRLDYNFNDKYLFGGTLRRDGSSKFLENVYGWFPAVSAGWRISQESFLKDVKWISDLKVRGGWGVMGNQLNVSEGNSFDTYSSDIAPSYYAIGGGNNVVSGFYKNRTGNPGAKWEKNTNTNIGIDATLFQGKLEISADYYRKNITDLLFNPEMIGTTGASSTPFLNIGKMKNDGLDLSITGHTRIGKDFKMSATATVTTYNNLIQKVSGDANYYDLDARRFDGNNIVRNQVGHSVSEFFGYKVAGFWQSQEEIDAANLKVQQQTSDPNSVYQNAVAPGRFKYEDVNGDGLINADDRTFLGNANPDFSYGLNLAMNYKDFDMSMFFYGVQGNSIWNQVKWWTDFSSSFGGAKSHTALYDSWTPDNRNAKAPIQEKDRTFSSNAVPNSYFVENGSYLRLKNIQVGYTLPAKTLEKFGVGRLRVYLSAANLFTITKYSGIDPEIGTSSETDNQTAYGVDDGAYPSQRTFLLGINLKF; the protein is encoded by the coding sequence ATGCGAATATCTGTAAGCCAAATATTTCTTGTCATCTTATTCACCTGCAGTACTTTTGCGAAAAAAGCAGAAGCTCAGGGGGTACTCAACAAAGAAATTTCCATAAACATTAACGAAGGTAAAATCAAACAGCTTTTACAGGAAATACAAAGCCTGACTAAAGTGAAGTTTATTTATAGTCCTTCGGCCATCAGGTCTGAAAGGATTACCTCTTTAAATGTCGTCAACAGGCGTTTGGGAGATATCCTGGTAGAGGTGCTTGGACCGCTAAATATTACCTATAAGGTAGTAGATCAGCATATTTTATTATATGACAAAGGCAGCCTTGCCGCCGTAGCAGCAGGTGTAGAAAAACCTGTGGTCATCATTAAAGGACAGGTAACTTCAGTTAAAGGAGAAACTTTACCTGGGGTGAGTGTTAAAATAAAAGGGACTTCAATTGGCGCAATGACCGATTTAAATGGTAATTATGCCATCAATGTGGTTTCTGCTGATGTGACCCTGGTTTTCACTTATATCGGCTTTATGACTAAGGAAGTCGCAGCCGGAGGTAAAACGGTAGTCAACGTCCAGTTAACTGAAGAACCCACTTCTCTAGGTGAAGTAGTCGTAGTTGGCTATTCTACGCAAAAGAAGAAAGACCTGACAGGTGCCGTATCGGTGGTTAACGTTTCAGAAATGCTGAAACAACCCACAGCATCAGTGGCCAATCTGTTACAGGGCCAAGCCTCTGGTGTAACCGTACTTGGTTCCGGACAACCAGGAGAAGAGCCTCAGATCAAGATCCGGGGGATCAATACTTTCGGGAACAATAGCCCATTGTATGTAGTAGATGGTGTGCCAACGGAAAGTGTTGCAGATATCAATCCCAATGATATTGAATCTGTACAGGTGTTAAAAGATGCAGGTTCAGCCTCTATTTATGGCTCCCGTGCTGCCAATGGAGTGATTGTAATCAGCACTAAAAAAGGAAAGGGAAAAGTGCAGGTGACTTATGATGCCTACTATGGTACGCAGCGCCCAAAAACCGGCAATGTATGGAATATCCTTAATCCAACAGAAATGGCTACACTAAAACGCCAGATGTTGATCAATTCCGGAGAAACCAATCTTAATGATGATCTTTATGGAAATGGTCCGACGTATGTATTGCCGGATTATATCCTGCCAAAGGGGGCAAAAGAAGGCGATCCTTCAGTAAATCCCAGCCTCTATAATGTCATCCCATTTTTTACTTCTGATGCAGAATACAAAAAGTTTTACCGGATTACACGTGCCAATAAAACGGGTACGAACTGGTATGAAGAGATCTTTAGTCCAGCACCAATCACTAGTCATAATGTGGCGGTAAGTGGTGGCTCTGACCAGGGGAATTACCTGCTTTCTGCTAATTATTTTAACCAGCAGGGAACGTTAATGAATACGTATCTGGAGCGATATACTTTACGTTCCAACACACAATTCAACATCAGTAAAAAACTGAGGGTAGGGGAAAATCTTTCTTATTCCATTAGTACAAACCCTAAAATCGGAGGTTTAACCGGTGATAATGCCATTGGTCACGCGTTTAGAGAGCAGCCGATTATTCCGGTATATGACATCAGGGGTAACTTTGCTGGTTCTTATGGAGGAGCACTTGGAGATGCCTTTAATCCGGTAGCCATGCTTACCAGAACCAAAAACAATAAGGCAACAGACAACCGGCTATTTGGTAACGTATATATTGAGGCCGATCTTCCTGCAGCACTTACTTTGAGAAGTTCATTCGGTGGTTCCAATTCGAATGGGAATAGCCGGGCCTTTGTATATCCTCAGTATGAAAATGCAGAAAACAATACGAGCAATTCTTATTCAGAATCTTCTTATGCCAGTTTTGATTATACCTGGACCAATACCTTATCCTTCAATAAGCAATTCGGCTTACATAGTTTGAAAGCATTGGTGGGTACAGAATATCTGCGCAACCGTTACAGTACAATGAGCGGAAGCAACAGGGGTTATTTTTCTTTTGATCCAAACTATACAAACCTGACTACCGGCAGCGGGCCAAAAGATACCAATAGCGAACGTATTGCCAGTGCGATGTTCTCCTTAATTGGACGCTTAGACTATAACTTTAATGATAAGTATTTGTTTGGTGGTACGCTAAGAAGAGATGGTTCTTCCAAGTTTTTGGAAAATGTGTATGGCTGGTTTCCTGCAGTAAGCGCAGGATGGCGGATTTCTCAGGAATCTTTTCTGAAAGATGTAAAATGGATCTCTGATTTAAAAGTCAGAGGTGGATGGGGAGTAATGGGTAACCAGCTCAATGTATCGGAAGGGAATTCATTTGATACGTATAGCAGTGATATTGCACCTTCTTATTATGCCATTGGCGGCGGAAATAACGTAGTATCTGGTTTTTATAAAAACAGAACCGGAAATCCAGGTGCTAAATGGGAAAAAAATACCAATACCAATATTGGTATTGATGCAACCTTATTTCAAGGTAAATTAGAGATCTCAGCTGATTACTATAGAAAAAACATTACTGACCTCCTGTTTAATCCAGAAATGATTGGTACAACCGGAGCATCAAGTACACCCTTTCTTAATATTGGAAAGATGAAAAATGATGGACTTGATCTGTCCATTACCGGACATACGCGGATTGGTAAGGATTTTAAAATGAGTGCCACGGCAACGGTTACGACCTATAATAACCTGATCCAAAAAGTTTCCGGTGATGCGAATTATTATGACCTTGATGCCAGACGTTTTGATGGAAATAACATCGTTCGCAATCAGGTTGGACATTCTGTAAGTGAGTTTTTTGGATATAAAGTAGCCGGTTTCTGGCAGTCGCAGGAGGAAATTGATGCGGCAAATTTAAAGGTTCAGCAACAAACTTCAGATCCCAATTCCGTGTACCAGAATGCGGTGGCTCCAGGTCGTTTCAAGTATGAAGATGTGAATGGTGATGGCCTGATTAATGCGGACGACCGTACCTTTCTAGGCAATGCCAATCCTGATTTTAGTTATGGCTTAAACCTGGCTATGAACTACAAAGATTTCGATATGAGCATGTTCTTCTACGGTGTACAAGGAAACTCTATCTGGAATCAGGTAAAATGGTGGACAGATTTCTCTTCTTCTTTTGGAGGAGCAAAAAGTCATACCGCGCTGTACGATTCCTGGACTCCTGACAATAGAAATGCGAAGGCGCCAATTCAGGAAAAAGATAGAACATTCAGTTCCAATGCAGTACCTAACTCTTATTTTGTAGAGAATGGTTCTTACCTGCGACTTAAAAATATCCAGGTGGGTTATACACTGCCCGCGAAAACGCTGGAGAAATTCGGCGTCGGCCGATTGAGGGTCTATCTTTCTGCAGCCAACTTATTCACCATCACTAAATATTCTGGTATTGACCCTGAAATTGGAACTTCCAGCGAAACAGACAACCAAACTGCTTATGGAGTGGATGATGGTGCTTACCCAAGTCAGCGTACCTTCCTTTTGGGTATAAATTTGAAATTTTAA
- a CDS encoding FecR family protein: MSREAFHLLLDRYLEGKCTAEEKRVVEEWYGMLDKEDLEEINPREITTLEQKLWDRIHTDISEVAEPLPEIQHSRRWLWSGIAAAITGFCLITGYLFFKEQVASPQFMTAALSNEIKRQQNLGQQPQKVVFEDGSFVMLESNASIQYPVHFLKDKREVVLEGTGFFEISPDASRPFMVYSKDVVTKVLGTSFLMSTNGSSKGTEVAVKTGKVAVSPVFGRLELVESILGHRKEVILTPNQKTVFKLADQTFEQSLVANPEPLHITTKTEVKELFSFNDAPLAEVVAMLEKTYGIKFLIADQHLLEDTFTGDLTEQNLYSKLDFLCAAIKASYEISGTTIVIKSKSNAH, from the coding sequence ATGAGTAGAGAAGCATTTCATCTTTTATTGGATCGGTATCTGGAAGGAAAATGTACAGCGGAAGAAAAACGTGTTGTTGAAGAATGGTACGGGATGCTGGATAAAGAAGATTTGGAAGAAATCAATCCCAGAGAAATCACTACGCTGGAGCAGAAACTTTGGGACCGGATTCATACAGATATTTCTGAAGTTGCTGAACCCCTTCCTGAAATCCAGCATTCAAGGCGCTGGTTATGGTCTGGAATTGCTGCAGCCATCACTGGCTTTTGTTTAATCACAGGATACCTGTTCTTTAAAGAGCAGGTGGCTAGCCCACAATTTATGACTGCAGCCTTATCCAATGAAATTAAACGGCAGCAGAATCTTGGTCAGCAGCCGCAAAAGGTAGTCTTTGAGGATGGTAGCTTTGTGATGCTGGAATCAAATGCAAGTATCCAGTATCCTGTTCATTTTTTGAAAGATAAACGTGAAGTCGTACTGGAAGGCACAGGTTTTTTTGAGATTAGCCCGGATGCCTCCAGGCCTTTTATGGTGTACAGTAAAGATGTGGTCACTAAAGTATTAGGAACCAGTTTCCTGATGAGCACAAATGGAAGCAGCAAAGGAACGGAAGTGGCTGTGAAAACTGGAAAAGTTGCAGTTTCTCCAGTTTTCGGCAGACTGGAGCTGGTAGAAAGCATTCTGGGTCATCGCAAAGAAGTGATCTTAACCCCAAATCAAAAAACGGTGTTTAAACTGGCCGACCAAACCTTCGAACAAAGCCTCGTTGCTAACCCGGAACCTTTACATATCACGACTAAAACGGAAGTTAAAGAACTGTTTTCTTTTAACGATGCACCACTTGCGGAGGTGGTTGCCATGCTGGAAAAGACATACGGGATCAAATTTCTGATTGCAGATCAGCACTTGCTGGAGGACACGTTTACCGGCGACCTGACCGAGCAGAATTTATACAGTAAACTGGATTTTCTATGTGCTGCCATCAAGGCGTCTTATGAGATCTCAGGAACCACAATCGTCATTAAAAGTAAAAGTAACGCCCATTAA
- a CDS encoding RNA polymerase sigma factor, with protein MNLSILTDDELIVLFKHGSERAFQEIYSRYWKGVFQVAFKKVHHKELAEELTQNLFVELWRKRESVHIVSISNYLFGSLKYNIINHYRAQLVRTKYQDHLKSCNNDYVANTDYLLMLNELSEALNVGIARLPKKTGEVFKLSRMEHYSVKDISRELNISEKAVEYHITQSLKSMRFHLKDYLLLPLIVLLFL; from the coding sequence ATGAATCTCTCAATTCTAACCGATGATGAGTTGATCGTGCTTTTTAAGCACGGAAGCGAGCGTGCATTCCAGGAAATCTATAGTCGTTATTGGAAAGGGGTATTCCAGGTCGCTTTTAAGAAGGTTCACCATAAGGAACTGGCAGAAGAGCTCACACAAAACCTTTTTGTAGAACTTTGGAGGAAAAGAGAAAGTGTCCATATTGTTTCGATTAGCAATTACCTATTTGGGAGCCTGAAGTATAATATTATCAATCATTACAGGGCACAGCTGGTGCGTACAAAATATCAGGATCATCTGAAAAGCTGCAATAATGATTATGTAGCCAATACGGACTATTTATTGATGCTGAATGAATTGTCGGAAGCGCTGAATGTGGGCATCGCCAGATTGCCAAAAAAAACCGGCGAAGTATTCAAACTGAGTAGAATGGAGCATTATTCCGTGAAAGACATCTCCCGGGAACTCAATATCTCCGAAAAAGCCGTAGAATACCACATCACCCAATCGCTTAAATCTATGCGGTTTCATTTGAAAGATTACCTCTTACTCCCTTTAATTGTGCTGCTGTTTCTATAG
- a CDS encoding transporter: protein MRNKTIVLTLFMLFIITASKACDICGCGVGSYYLGILPEYNKRFIGLRYQHKTLQTHLGPLGERTPITADETYQSMEVWGGWNFGSKFRVLAFLPYNFNERVSQTGNGTKTGLGDIALMGYYKLLDQTGTLGDRLLVQSIWIGGGIKVPTGKYEPTERLAVSESPNNFQLGTASTDFTLNAAYDIRYNDLGLNANVNYKMNTENKYDYRYGNKLTANLLAYYKFRIAEKITVAPNAGVLYETAQKDVENNKYDVQVSGGYSLSAVAGMELALKGITLGANYQNVRSQNLADGRAKAGNRMMVHVSLPF, encoded by the coding sequence ATGAGAAATAAAACAATAGTGCTGACCCTATTTATGCTGTTTATCATCACTGCAAGTAAGGCATGTGACATTTGTGGCTGCGGTGTAGGAAGTTATTACCTTGGGATTTTGCCGGAATATAATAAGCGTTTTATAGGGTTAAGGTATCAGCATAAAACCTTGCAGACTCATTTAGGACCCTTAGGAGAAAGGACCCCAATCACTGCTGATGAAACTTATCAGAGTATGGAGGTTTGGGGAGGATGGAATTTCGGTTCTAAATTCAGGGTACTGGCTTTCCTTCCTTATAATTTTAACGAACGGGTTAGTCAGACAGGAAACGGAACAAAAACGGGGCTTGGCGACATTGCCTTGATGGGGTATTATAAATTACTGGACCAGACGGGAACGCTTGGAGACCGTTTATTGGTACAGTCGATCTGGATTGGCGGCGGCATAAAAGTACCCACCGGAAAATATGAACCGACAGAACGTTTAGCAGTCAGCGAATCACCTAATAATTTTCAATTGGGTACGGCCAGTACCGATTTTACACTCAATGCAGCTTATGATATCCGTTACAATGACCTGGGTTTAAATGCCAATGTCAATTATAAGATGAATACGGAAAATAAATACGATTATCGCTATGGGAATAAGCTGACGGCTAATTTACTGGCTTATTATAAGTTTCGGATTGCAGAAAAAATAACGGTAGCACCAAATGCTGGTGTATTGTATGAAACCGCACAAAAAGATGTAGAAAACAACAAGTATGACGTACAGGTTTCCGGCGGTTATTCATTATCTGCAGTGGCTGGTATGGAACTCGCATTGAAAGGAATAACGCTGGGCGCAAATTATCAGAATGTACGTTCACAGAATCTTGCGGACGGTAGAGCAAAGGCTGGAAACCGTATGATGGTACACGTTTCTCTTCCTTTTTAA
- a CDS encoding cytochrome-c peroxidase, with protein MRKKHWMVLLVFGLFILACKKDHPIKEEIDRFLGFHKPSNFPDPVYNFANNEVTKEGFELGRALFYEPRLSRNNTISCGSCHIQSAAFTQHGHDVSHGIDDRLGTRNSPPIMNLAWSKAFMWGGGVYDLDLQPITPITTHEEMDENLENVLNKIRALPKYTAMFKQAFGTEEVTTARFMKALSQFMLMCVSSNSKYDQVMRKEGPVFTADEQEGYVLFKEKCASCHSEPLFTDGSFRNNGLGTSAVNDQGLYAVTLIETDRYKFKVPSLRNLKYTAPFTHDGRFLALDGMLEHYNSEVRDTPNLDPLLRKNGRLGMVLSATDKLKLTAFLGTLNDEVFINDKRFSEQ; from the coding sequence ATGAGGAAGAAACATTGGATGGTTTTACTGGTATTCGGCTTGTTTATTCTGGCTTGTAAGAAGGATCATCCTATTAAAGAAGAAATAGACAGGTTTTTAGGTTTTCATAAGCCATCAAATTTCCCTGATCCGGTCTATAATTTCGCCAATAATGAGGTCACCAAGGAAGGTTTTGAGCTGGGAAGGGCCTTGTTTTATGAGCCAAGGCTTTCCAGAAACAATACGATCAGCTGTGGTTCCTGTCACATTCAATCTGCAGCATTTACACAGCATGGGCATGATGTGAGCCATGGGATCGACGACCGTTTGGGCACCAGAAATTCTCCGCCGATCATGAATCTGGCCTGGAGTAAAGCCTTTATGTGGGGTGGAGGAGTGTATGATCTGGATCTTCAGCCAATTACCCCAATTACTACCCATGAGGAAATGGATGAAAACCTGGAAAATGTCTTGAATAAAATCAGGGCGCTGCCTAAATATACCGCCATGTTTAAACAGGCTTTCGGAACGGAAGAAGTGACTACTGCCAGGTTTATGAAAGCATTGTCGCAATTTATGCTGATGTGTGTGAGCAGTAATTCAAAGTACGATCAGGTGATGCGAAAAGAAGGTCCGGTTTTTACGGCTGATGAACAGGAAGGTTATGTTCTTTTTAAGGAGAAATGTGCTTCCTGTCACTCAGAACCCTTATTTACAGATGGCTCTTTTCGAAACAATGGTTTAGGAACCAGTGCTGTAAATGACCAGGGATTATACGCGGTTACTTTGATCGAAACGGATCGCTATAAGTTTAAAGTGCCTTCCCTGAGAAACCTGAAGTATACAGCTCCTTTTACTCATGATGGTCGTTTTTTAGCGTTGGACGGGATGTTGGAGCATTACAATTCTGAAGTAAGAGATACACCAAATCTTGATCCCCTGCTTCGTAAAAACGGCAGGTTGGGGATGGTATTATCGGCAACAGACAAATTAAAATTAACTGCGTTCCTAGGAACGCTGAACGATGAAGTATTTATCAATGATAAACGCTTTTCAGAACAATAA
- a CDS encoding MbnP family protein, giving the protein MKNTYFKIASLLSVLSIGFAGCSKKDSPTPEFQETNLAPLSIEFDNIVGARTFTLNNTGSPYKNAAGEEFTISFLQYFISNIKVETAAGKSYTVNPDSSYFLIKGADKASRFAKVQVPEGDYTKVTFTLGVDSLRSTMPIDKRTGVLDPAAGGDHENGGMYWGWNNGYIFFKYEGNSNVISDDATGDPTGKKQFKYHIGFFGGYSVPTINNIKVITIDLNAAGIAKVRKDRQSNVHLFVDLMKVFNGKTPFSIAAHPNVMFNDFSSTVAGNYVDMFKHDHTEN; this is encoded by the coding sequence ATGAAAAATACATACTTCAAAATAGCAAGCCTATTGTCCGTTTTAAGCATCGGCTTTGCCGGATGTTCCAAAAAAGACAGTCCCACTCCTGAGTTTCAGGAAACAAATCTAGCTCCATTATCTATAGAGTTCGATAATATTGTTGGCGCCAGAACTTTCACGCTAAACAATACCGGAAGTCCTTATAAAAATGCTGCGGGAGAGGAGTTTACGATTTCTTTTTTACAGTATTTTATCAGCAATATTAAGGTGGAAACTGCTGCTGGTAAAAGCTATACCGTGAATCCGGATAGCAGTTATTTCCTGATTAAAGGGGCAGATAAAGCCTCCCGCTTTGCGAAGGTGCAGGTACCGGAAGGAGATTATACCAAAGTTACTTTTACGTTAGGCGTGGATAGCCTGCGCAGCACAATGCCTATAGATAAGCGTACCGGCGTGTTAGATCCTGCGGCGGGCGGCGATCATGAGAATGGTGGCATGTATTGGGGATGGAACAACGGCTATATCTTCTTTAAATATGAGGGGAATTCTAACGTAATTTCTGATGATGCCACGGGAGATCCAACGGGCAAAAAGCAGTTTAAATATCATATCGGTTTTTTTGGCGGTTATTCCGTGCCTACTATCAATAATATTAAAGTGATCACCATAGACTTAAATGCTGCGGGAATTGCTAAAGTAAGAAAAGACAGACAGAGCAATGTGCATCTTTTTGTAGACCTGATGAAGGTGTTTAACGGAAAGACTCCTTTCAGCATTGCCGCACATCCAAACGTGATGTTTAATGATTTTAGCAGCACGGTAGCTGGGAATTATGTGGATATGTTTAAGCACGATCACACTGAAAATTAA
- a CDS encoding cytochrome-c peroxidase, producing MRRNSTFLLLDFQGFFKRSFFGSFTGIKASFFSAILLLLLFVSCKKESDPELVNPDGLHDLELPRPANFPAVMKQPDNRLTAEGIELGRRLFYDVRLSGNNRISCASCHHQELAFSDGLAISNQGTSGKTLDRHAPVLFNLAWADQGLFWDGGAKNLESQAFGPLTSADEMHQDLYELEAELKAVPDYVSRFKQVFNSAIKSADVVKALAQFQRTLISGNSRYDQYIRQEKSTVLNAEELLGMNLVQDKCGSCHTGVLFTDHNFHNNGLDDHFSEANEGIYQGHFRVSFNPSDVGKFKTPSLRNVVLSAPYMHDGRFKTLKEVLDHYQYGIKLSSTTDVSLFQDQGKPGIPMSITERKAILAFLNTLTDHEFIKNKLQGPTN from the coding sequence ATGCGTCGTAATTCAACTTTTCTACTGCTTGATTTTCAGGGCTTTTTCAAGCGATCTTTTTTCGGATCGTTTACAGGGATTAAGGCCTCGTTTTTCAGTGCAATACTGCTGCTGCTGTTATTTGTTTCCTGTAAAAAGGAGTCAGATCCGGAGCTTGTGAATCCAGATGGCTTGCATGACCTGGAATTACCGCGTCCTGCAAACTTCCCTGCAGTGATGAAACAGCCTGATAACCGACTCACAGCAGAAGGAATTGAATTGGGTAGGAGGTTGTTTTACGACGTTCGATTGTCTGGTAATAACCGGATCTCCTGTGCTTCTTGTCACCATCAGGAACTGGCATTCTCAGATGGCCTGGCCATAAGCAACCAAGGTACTTCTGGGAAAACTTTGGATCGCCATGCCCCGGTTTTGTTTAACCTGGCTTGGGCAGATCAGGGCCTATTCTGGGATGGAGGTGCTAAAAACCTGGAATCTCAGGCTTTTGGCCCTTTAACCAGTGCAGACGAAATGCATCAGGATTTGTATGAACTCGAAGCAGAGTTGAAAGCAGTGCCAGATTATGTCAGCCGCTTTAAACAGGTTTTTAACTCAGCAATCAAATCTGCGGATGTGGTAAAGGCCTTAGCACAATTTCAGCGGACGTTAATCTCCGGGAATTCCCGCTATGATCAATACATCCGTCAGGAAAAATCAACGGTGCTGAATGCGGAGGAGTTGCTGGGGATGAACCTTGTTCAGGATAAATGCGGCAGCTGCCATACCGGAGTGCTGTTTACCGACCATAATTTTCACAACAATGGTTTGGATGATCATTTTTCTGAAGCCAATGAAGGGATTTATCAGGGACATTTCAGGGTCAGTTTTAATCCTTCAGATGTAGGGAAATTTAAAACGCCTTCCCTGAGAAATGTAGTGCTCAGCGCCCCTTATATGCATGATGGCAGGTTCAAGACACTGAAAGAAGTACTGGATCATTATCAGTATGGTATCAAGCTGTCTTCAACTACTGATGTCAGCTTGTTCCAGGATCAGGGAAAACCAGGTATCCCAATGTCAATAACAGAAAGGAAGGCCATTCTAGCCTTCTTAAACACACTTACGGACCATGAATTTATAAAAAACAAGCTTCAAGGTCCGACTAATTAA